A genomic stretch from Gemmatimonadaceae bacterium includes:
- a CDS encoding DUF885 family protein, translating to MMAVNRPMLRQAAWRRRLSVVRGALAVGAWVLGALAAPSLHAQDARPTVKVPFPTDPMASVPKLPAMIATKGSELADVVERFQTDQGAVSRRYDGVDSPEQRKRVRGFATAWRDRLREIDFDKLSQEGKADYVLLDNHLRYQQELADRQEKMRGEMTPLLPFTDRLLGLHDARRNLVSIDGQSAARTLAEVTKQIDSLRALFEVPAGRGGGAGVAADSGAKPRAPAPKVSRTVGNRAADNLDAVRNLIGQWFRFYDGYDPLFSWWAASPYQKLEESMQRYAQTIRQRVVGIPVSATVAVAGGAGRGGAAAGGGGGRGGAPASDNTGPIIGDPIGAEGLAVDLRHEMIPYTAPELIAIAEKEYAFSLSEAKKAAREMGFGDDWKAAMEKVKNTYVEPGKQPDLIRDLARQAEAFFDQHDWITIPALAREDWRMEMMTPERQRVAPFFLGGDLIQVSYPTDDMTDEEKLMSLRGNNPHFSHATVFHELNPGHHLQGFMAARYNSHRRLFATPFWNEGQSLYWEMFLWDHDFHVTPEDRIGALFWRMHRSARIIFSLNFHLGKMNPEQAIQFLIDTVNFERANAEGEVRRSFNGSYSPTYQAAYMLGGLELRALYKEVVMTKKMTDREFHDAVIQGGPMPIAMIRARLLKLPLTRDGATPWRFADDLPPPRPFPVKAAR from the coding sequence GTGATGGCCGTAAATCGACCGATGTTGCGACAGGCCGCGTGGCGCCGGCGCCTATCCGTTGTGCGCGGGGCGCTGGCCGTCGGCGCATGGGTGTTGGGTGCACTGGCGGCACCTTCGCTCCACGCGCAGGATGCGCGGCCCACGGTCAAGGTGCCGTTCCCCACCGATCCCATGGCGTCCGTGCCAAAGTTGCCCGCGATGATTGCGACCAAGGGCAGTGAACTGGCCGACGTCGTCGAGCGCTTTCAGACCGATCAAGGGGCCGTGAGCCGGCGCTACGATGGCGTGGATTCTCCGGAGCAGCGCAAACGCGTGCGGGGGTTTGCCACCGCGTGGCGAGACCGCTTGCGCGAGATCGACTTCGACAAGCTGTCGCAGGAAGGCAAGGCCGACTACGTGTTGCTCGACAACCACCTGCGCTATCAGCAGGAGTTGGCAGACCGTCAGGAAAAAATGCGTGGCGAGATGACGCCGCTGCTGCCGTTTACGGACCGTTTGTTGGGGTTGCACGACGCGCGGCGCAATCTGGTGTCCATTGATGGGCAAAGCGCCGCGCGCACGTTGGCCGAGGTGACCAAGCAGATCGACAGCCTCCGGGCGCTTTTCGAGGTACCGGCGGGGCGTGGTGGCGGTGCGGGGGTCGCGGCCGACAGCGGTGCGAAGCCGCGGGCGCCAGCGCCCAAGGTCTCGCGCACAGTCGGCAATCGCGCCGCGGACAATCTCGACGCCGTGCGCAATCTCATCGGGCAGTGGTTCCGATTCTACGATGGCTATGATCCGCTCTTTTCCTGGTGGGCCGCCAGTCCATATCAGAAGCTTGAAGAATCGATGCAGCGGTATGCGCAGACGATTCGGCAGCGGGTCGTGGGCATCCCCGTGTCAGCGACCGTCGCTGTTGCCGGCGGTGCGGGGCGTGGTGGCGCCGCAGCCGGTGGCGGTGGTGGACGAGGCGGTGCGCCCGCCAGCGACAACACCGGTCCCATCATCGGCGATCCGATTGGCGCCGAAGGACTCGCCGTCGATCTGCGTCACGAAATGATTCCGTACACCGCGCCGGAACTCATCGCGATTGCGGAAAAGGAGTATGCGTTCAGCCTGAGTGAAGCCAAGAAGGCCGCTCGTGAAATGGGCTTTGGCGACGACTGGAAGGCCGCAATGGAGAAAGTGAAGAACACGTATGTGGAACCCGGCAAGCAGCCCGATCTCATTCGGGACCTGGCGCGCCAGGCCGAGGCATTCTTCGACCAGCACGACTGGATCACGATTCCGGCCCTGGCGCGCGAAGACTGGCGCATGGAGATGATGACGCCGGAGCGCCAGCGCGTCGCGCCGTTCTTTCTTGGGGGCGACCTGATCCAGGTGTCGTATCCCACCGACGACATGACGGACGAAGAGAAGCTGATGAGTCTGCGGGGCAACAATCCGCACTTCTCCCATGCCACCGTGTTTCATGAGCTCAATCCCGGCCATCATTTGCAGGGCTTCATGGCGGCACGCTACAACTCGCACCGCCGCCTGTTCGCCACGCCGTTCTGGAACGAAGGCCAGTCGTTGTATTGGGAGATGTTTCTGTGGGATCACGATTTCCACGTGACGCCGGAAGATCGCATCGGCGCGTTGTTCTGGCGCATGCACCGAAGCGCCCGCATCATCTTTTCGCTCAACTTTCACCTGGGCAAGATGAATCCGGAGCAGGCCATTCAATTTCTGATTGACACAGTGAATTTCGAAAGGGCCAACGCCGAAGGAGAAGTGCGCCGATCGTTCAATGGCAGCTATTCACCAACCTATCAAGCGGCGTACATGTTGGGCGGTCTGGAGCTTCGTGCGCTGTACAAGGAAGTCGTGATGACGAAGAAGATGACGGACCGTGAGTTCCACGACGCCGTGATTCAGGGCGGACCCATGCCGATCGCCATGATCCGGGCGCGTCTGCTGAAGCTGCCGTTGACCCGTGACGGCGCGACGCCGTGGCGATTCGCCGACGACTTGCCGCCGCCGCGCCCGTTTCCGGTAAAGGCCGCCAGGTAG
- a CDS encoding DinB family protein has protein sequence MASPPDIAGRLRRTMHGPMWHGPSLLEAMGDLPAGRAAESPIDGAHSVWELVLHIAAWAEIAHARLQGTPWRDPSNAEDFPPPTRGEVGAWSRDIARAVGAYESLAAAVEALSADALDELVIGQPYSRAEMLHGVVEHGVYHAGQIVLLRRCMAR, from the coding sequence ATGGCCTCGCCACCGGATATTGCCGGTCGACTGCGTCGTACGATGCATGGGCCCATGTGGCATGGGCCCAGCCTCCTGGAGGCCATGGGTGATCTTCCAGCAGGTCGAGCAGCGGAATCGCCGATCGACGGTGCGCATTCGGTGTGGGAGCTGGTGCTGCACATTGCGGCCTGGGCCGAAATCGCGCATGCGCGTTTGCAGGGCACACCATGGCGGGATCCAAGCAACGCAGAGGATTTTCCGCCGCCGACGAGGGGCGAGGTCGGTGCCTGGTCGCGGGACATCGCGCGCGCGGTCGGTGCGTACGAGTCGCTGGCCGCCGCCGTGGAGGCACTTTCAGCTGATGCGCTTGACGAACTGGTGATTGGGCAACCCTACTCGCGCGCCGAGATGCTGCATGGCGTCGTTGAGCACGGCGTCTACCACGCCGGGCAGATTGTGCTGCTGCGCCGATGCATGGCCCGTTGA